In a genomic window of Nocardiopsis mwathae:
- the gatB gene encoding Asp-tRNA(Asn)/Glu-tRNA(Gln) amidotransferase subunit GatB, whose amino-acid sequence MAYDDALRSYEPVLGLETHIELGTASKMFCSCSTTFGAEPNTQVCPVCLALPGSLPVVNAKAVESAIRLGLALNCSIAPWGRFARKNYFYPDMPKNYQISQYDEPICVDGHLDVTVDTPDGPKEIRVEIERVHMEEDTGKTSHVGGATGRIHGADYSIVDYNRAGIPLLEIVTKPIEHTGELAPLVARAYVSELRDLARALGISDVRMEEGSLRCDVNVSLMPRGGTEWGIRSETKNVNSLRSVERAVRYEIERQAGVLEAGQRVVQETRHFQEHSGTTVSGRSKEEAQDYRYFPDPDLVPVAPSAEWIEELRTTLPELPAAKRARIKAEWSLSDEELRDLVNADAIDLVAATVDAGASSADARKWWLNELSRRATETEVELSALPITPAQVARVVELVAEGTLTNKLARQVIEGVLKGEGEPDAVVEARGLKVVSDDSALGAAVDQAIADNPDVAEKIRGGKVAAAGALVGAVMKATRGQADAGRARQLILEKLGAA is encoded by the coding sequence GTGGCCTACGACGACGCCTTGCGCTCCTACGAGCCGGTACTCGGCCTGGAGACGCACATCGAGCTGGGGACCGCCTCGAAGATGTTCTGCTCGTGCTCCACCACCTTCGGGGCCGAGCCCAACACCCAGGTGTGCCCGGTCTGCCTGGCGCTGCCCGGTTCGCTTCCGGTGGTCAACGCCAAGGCCGTGGAGAGCGCGATCCGCCTCGGTCTCGCGCTGAACTGCTCGATCGCCCCGTGGGGCCGGTTCGCCCGGAAGAACTACTTCTACCCGGACATGCCGAAGAACTACCAGATCTCCCAGTACGACGAGCCGATCTGCGTCGACGGGCACCTCGACGTCACGGTCGACACGCCCGACGGGCCCAAGGAGATCCGGGTCGAGATCGAGCGCGTGCACATGGAGGAGGACACCGGCAAGACGTCGCACGTCGGTGGCGCCACCGGCCGCATCCACGGCGCCGACTACTCCATCGTCGACTACAACCGCGCCGGCATCCCGCTGCTGGAGATCGTCACCAAGCCGATCGAGCACACCGGCGAGCTGGCCCCGCTGGTGGCCCGCGCCTACGTCAGCGAGCTGCGCGACCTCGCCCGCGCGCTGGGCATCTCCGACGTGCGGATGGAGGAGGGGTCGCTGCGCTGTGACGTCAACGTCTCGCTGATGCCGCGCGGCGGCACCGAGTGGGGCATCCGCAGTGAGACCAAGAACGTCAACTCGCTGCGCTCCGTCGAGCGCGCCGTCCGCTACGAGATCGAGCGCCAGGCCGGGGTGCTGGAGGCCGGGCAGCGCGTCGTGCAGGAGACCCGGCACTTTCAGGAGCACAGCGGCACGACCGTCTCAGGCCGCAGCAAGGAAGAGGCCCAGGACTACCGCTACTTCCCCGACCCCGACCTGGTGCCGGTCGCGCCGAGCGCCGAGTGGATCGAGGAGCTGCGCACCACCCTGCCCGAGCTTCCGGCGGCCAAGCGCGCCCGCATCAAGGCCGAGTGGAGCCTGTCCGACGAGGAGCTGCGCGACCTCGTCAACGCCGACGCCATCGACCTCGTCGCGGCGACCGTGGACGCCGGTGCGTCGTCCGCCGACGCTCGCAAGTGGTGGCTGAACGAGCTCTCCCGCCGCGCCACCGAGACCGAGGTCGAGCTGTCCGCGCTGCCCATCACCCCGGCGCAGGTCGCCCGGGTCGTCGAGCTGGTCGCAGAGGGAACGCTCACCAACAAGCTGGCCCGCCAGGTCATCGAGGGTGTCCTGAAGGGCGAGGGCGAGCCGGACGCCGTCGTCGAGGCCCGCGGACTTAAGGTCGTCAGCGACGACTCCGCGCTGGGCGCCGCCGTCGACCAGGCGATCGCCGACAACCCCGACGTCGCCGAGAAGATCCGCGGTGGCAAGGTCGCGGCGGCCGGCGCGCTGGTCGGCGCGGTGATGAAGGCGACGCGCGGACAGGCCGACGCCGGCCGCGCCCGCCAGCTCATCCTGGAGAAGCTCGGCGCCGCGTGA
- a CDS encoding putative bifunctional diguanylate cyclase/phosphodiesterase: protein MKSDTRLWLGGILALSLLYALGTLVDVGGGVSLTTWLGTWPTAVTAGLAAASLLYAARTRARGAADSEANADGADGVGALRFLGFSALAWCAGAVTYAVTGLITPSLAFSLTFGDLFALFALPLFVIGFTRFAPLPRGIRPSMRHFTDSYVCAAALFSVVWLLLFAPLYHELGQGAGFLAFALVYPIADIAVLCLLAPLVFTSPHSTRRAVLIAIGAFVIICGADLIGTITRLTGEPLAGGIEYPVRLLGFALLGGLPWLIRERAGATPRRITGRGLYRFAPEIAAGLAVFVATLVLTAGALRLEGVAPVLPLAAGSAVLVLLVRASGLLEENVTLTRIVHTRERHFHELARNSGDVILILEYDARIFYVSPGAAEAFGYRLDDILTEPVTRLIHPEDLPRVGAAMSAFKRGANEGIHLRARVLAGDGTWRHTESTASLYEQPGEPDRLLVTTRDISAQVALEDQVNHLTFHDGITGLPNRAYLEERAREVFTRRDLAFGATDEVAAIFLDLDGFTAVNDSAGHTFGDYLLAQAARRLRATTRAGVTLARWGGDEFSVLIEEGAHAQQVVDLAERLVRVISAEPFQVADQEVVLTASAGVAFAAQGMDSGELLRNADMAMARAKEQGGGGRLEIYAAHMHAKVVGRLELQTELRQALADRSFALEFQPVVDLDTSQVTAVEALVRWRRGEELVQPEEFIGPAEESGLIVPLGEWILREACDRVAMWRASDWDIGLSVNLSVKQILSPRFVETVAGVLEESGLPGRVLTLEVDEEVLLENPGEAVERLSELRRLGVRLAIDDFGMGYASLAHLRELRVDAIKIDPSFIRDLGEDGTVTLLTHTIIRLGQDLGMQVVAEGIERPDQLEQLRSMGCGHGQGFLVARPMVADGVEALVGGGAGVAL from the coding sequence ATGAAGAGCGACACACGCCTCTGGCTCGGGGGCATCCTGGCGCTGTCCCTTCTCTACGCGCTCGGCACGCTCGTCGACGTCGGCGGCGGGGTCTCGCTGACCACGTGGCTCGGCACCTGGCCGACCGCCGTCACCGCGGGACTGGCCGCCGCCTCGCTGCTGTACGCGGCGCGCACGCGCGCGCGCGGCGCGGCGGACTCCGAGGCCAACGCCGACGGCGCCGACGGCGTCGGGGCGCTGCGCTTCCTCGGGTTCTCCGCGCTCGCCTGGTGTGCCGGGGCCGTCACCTATGCGGTGACCGGACTGATCACTCCCAGCCTGGCGTTCTCGCTGACGTTCGGCGACCTGTTCGCGCTGTTCGCGCTGCCGCTGTTCGTCATCGGTTTCACCCGCTTCGCCCCGCTGCCGCGCGGTATCCGCCCTTCGATGCGGCACTTCACCGACAGCTATGTGTGCGCCGCCGCCCTGTTCTCGGTGGTGTGGCTGCTGCTGTTCGCCCCGCTCTACCACGAGCTCGGCCAGGGCGCCGGGTTCCTGGCGTTCGCCCTCGTCTATCCGATCGCCGACATCGCGGTGCTGTGCCTGCTGGCGCCGCTGGTGTTCACCTCGCCGCACAGCACACGGCGGGCCGTGCTGATCGCGATCGGCGCGTTCGTCATCATCTGCGGCGCCGACCTCATCGGCACGATCACCCGGCTGACCGGCGAGCCGCTGGCCGGGGGGATCGAGTACCCGGTGCGGCTGCTGGGCTTCGCGCTGCTGGGCGGCCTGCCGTGGCTGATCCGGGAGCGGGCCGGGGCGACACCGCGCAGGATCACCGGCCGCGGCCTCTACCGGTTCGCACCGGAGATCGCCGCGGGGCTCGCGGTCTTCGTCGCCACGCTCGTGCTCACCGCGGGCGCGCTGCGGCTGGAGGGTGTGGCGCCGGTGCTCCCGCTGGCGGCGGGGTCGGCCGTGCTGGTGCTGCTGGTGCGGGCGAGCGGTCTGCTGGAGGAGAACGTCACGCTCACCCGTATCGTGCACACGCGCGAGCGGCACTTCCACGAGCTGGCCCGCAACAGCGGCGACGTCATCCTCATCCTGGAGTACGACGCCCGGATCTTCTACGTCAGCCCGGGGGCCGCCGAGGCGTTCGGCTACCGGCTGGACGACATCCTCACCGAGCCGGTCACCCGCCTCATCCACCCTGAGGACCTGCCCCGGGTGGGAGCGGCGATGTCGGCGTTCAAGCGCGGTGCCAACGAGGGCATCCACCTGCGGGCCCGGGTGCTGGCGGGCGACGGCACCTGGCGGCACACCGAGTCCACGGCGTCGCTGTACGAGCAGCCCGGCGAGCCCGACCGCCTGCTGGTGACCACGCGCGACATCAGCGCCCAGGTGGCGCTGGAGGATCAGGTCAACCACCTGACCTTCCACGACGGCATCACCGGTCTGCCCAACCGCGCCTACTTGGAGGAGCGGGCCCGCGAGGTGTTCACGCGGCGCGACCTGGCCTTCGGGGCGACCGACGAGGTCGCCGCGATCTTCCTCGACCTCGACGGGTTCACGGCGGTCAACGATTCGGCGGGGCACACCTTCGGCGACTACCTGCTCGCCCAGGCGGCGCGGCGGCTGCGCGCGACCACGCGGGCCGGGGTGACACTGGCGCGCTGGGGCGGCGACGAGTTCTCCGTGCTCATCGAGGAGGGGGCGCACGCCCAGCAGGTGGTCGACCTGGCCGAGCGGCTGGTGCGGGTCATCAGCGCCGAGCCGTTCCAGGTGGCCGACCAGGAGGTCGTGCTGACGGCGAGCGCCGGGGTGGCGTTCGCCGCGCAGGGGATGGACAGCGGGGAACTGCTGCGCAACGCCGACATGGCCATGGCCCGTGCCAAGGAGCAGGGCGGCGGCGGGCGCCTGGAGATCTACGCGGCGCACATGCACGCCAAGGTGGTGGGTCGGCTGGAGCTGCAGACCGAGCTGCGCCAGGCGCTGGCCGACCGGTCGTTCGCCCTGGAGTTCCAGCCGGTCGTGGACCTGGACACATCCCAGGTCACCGCGGTGGAGGCGCTGGTGCGGTGGCGGCGCGGCGAGGAGCTGGTGCAACCGGAGGAGTTCATCGGCCCGGCGGAGGAGTCGGGGCTGATCGTCCCGCTGGGGGAGTGGATCCTGCGCGAGGCCTGCGACCGGGTCGCCATGTGGCGTGCCTCGGACTGGGACATCGGGCTGTCGGTGAACCTGTCGGTGAAGCAGATCCTGTCGCCGCGCTTCGTGGAGACGGTGGCCGGTGTGCTGGAGGAGAGCGGCCTGCCGGGCCGCGTGCTGACCCTGGAGGTCGACGAGGAGGTTCTGCTGGAGAACCCGGGCGAGGCGGTGGAGCGCCTCTCCGAGCTGCGGCGCCTCGGGGTCCGGCTGGCCATCGACGACTTCGGGATGGGCTACGCGTCCCTGGCGCACCTGCGCGAGCTGCGGGTCGACGCCATCAAGATCGATCCGTCGTTCATTCGCGATCTGGGTGAGGACGGTACGGTCACGCTGCTGACCCACACCATCATCCGGCTGGGGCAGGACTTGGGCATGCAGGTCGTCGCCGAGGGCATCGAACGCCCTGATCAGCTGGAACAGCTCCGCTCCATGGGCTGCGGCCACGGCCAGGGCTTCCTCGTGGCCCGTCCCATGGTGGCCGACGGCGTCGAGGCCCTGGTGGGCGGCGGGGCCGGGGTGGCTCTTTGA
- the ilvN gene encoding acetolactate synthase small subunit, with product MSQHTLSVLVEDTPGILTRASALFSRRGFNIHSLSVSTTEYEGMSRMTIVVNCDRHPLEQVTKQLNKLVNVIKIVEMDNDASVRRELLLAKVKADAASRAQVIQTAEMFRASIVDVSPDVVVIEATGKPEKLEALIRNLEPFGIKELVKSGLVALGRGPRSITDRSLRPVERSA from the coding sequence ATGAGCCAGCACACGCTCTCCGTCCTCGTGGAAGACACGCCGGGTATCCTCACCCGCGCCTCGGCGCTGTTCTCCCGCCGCGGGTTCAACATCCACTCCCTCAGTGTCAGTACCACCGAATACGAGGGAATGTCCCGGATGACGATCGTGGTCAACTGCGACCGCCACCCCTTGGAGCAGGTGACCAAGCAGCTCAACAAGCTGGTCAACGTCATCAAGATCGTCGAGATGGACAACGACGCCTCCGTGCGCAGGGAACTCCTGCTGGCGAAGGTCAAGGCCGACGCCGCCAGCCGTGCGCAGGTCATCCAGACGGCCGAGATGTTCCGCGCCTCCATCGTCGATGTGAGCCCGGACGTGGTCGTCATCGAGGCCACCGGAAAGCCCGAGAAGCTCGAAGCGCTGATCCGCAATCTAGAGCCGTTCGGCATCAAGGAACTGGTCAAGTCCGGACTGGTCGCCCTCGGGCGCGGGCCGCGGTCGATCACCGACCGGTCCCTGCGTCCCGTCGAGCGCAGCGCGTGA